A single Actinomadura algeriensis DNA region contains:
- a CDS encoding cytochrome P450: MTVPPGDPADAPLRLSATTGCPDTWPVFDRLWRDHGPVAPVELEPGVHAWLVMGYEELKTVTGTPRLYSRDGRDWRAFQDGTVPPGSPLGPMMFFRDDVVGHDGDEHRRLRRPIEDAIAAVDHRRLRRTVEYLCRGLIGAFAERGAADLVAEYAEAVPLLALGDLIGFDPRQSRELLTAMRALSGSGSGEDAHEGDRRLEALLSRLLAARREEPADDIASLLLAHPGLRTAAEALRSIVVLMSAGNHTTMSWIAQTLGLMLTDPRFAGRVRGGRLGIDDALDEVLAVAPPMINMPARYALRDTELGGRAIARGDALILGLAAVAHDVRAHAGSQFWQRGNRAHLAWSAGPHACPARDPARTIARTAVATVLHALRGVRLAIDPADLEYEPSPWTRCPARLPVTFTHADPGGTHGRRSGTRA, from the coding sequence GTGACCGTCCCGCCCGGCGACCCCGCCGACGCCCCGCTGCGCCTGTCGGCCACCACCGGCTGCCCCGACACCTGGCCGGTGTTCGACCGGCTCTGGCGCGACCACGGCCCCGTCGCGCCCGTCGAACTCGAACCGGGCGTGCACGCCTGGCTCGTCATGGGCTACGAGGAGCTGAAGACGGTCACCGGGACGCCGCGCCTGTACTCGCGGGACGGCCGCGACTGGCGCGCCTTCCAGGACGGCACCGTCCCGCCCGGCTCGCCGCTCGGCCCGATGATGTTCTTCCGCGACGACGTCGTCGGCCACGACGGCGACGAGCACCGCCGCCTGCGCCGCCCCATCGAGGACGCGATCGCCGCCGTCGACCACCGGCGGCTCCGCCGCACCGTCGAGTACCTGTGCCGCGGCCTCATCGGCGCCTTCGCGGAGCGGGGCGCGGCGGACCTCGTCGCCGAGTACGCCGAGGCCGTCCCGCTGCTGGCGCTCGGCGACCTCATCGGCTTCGACCCCCGGCAGAGCCGCGAGCTGCTGACCGCCATGCGCGCCCTGTCCGGCTCCGGCTCCGGCGAGGACGCCCACGAGGGCGACCGCCGCCTCGAGGCCCTGCTGTCCCGGCTGCTCGCCGCCCGCCGCGAGGAACCCGCCGACGACATCGCGTCCCTCCTCCTCGCGCACCCCGGCCTGCGCACCGCCGCCGAGGCGCTGCGGTCGATCGTCGTCCTGATGTCCGCCGGGAACCACACCACGATGAGCTGGATCGCCCAGACCCTCGGCCTCATGCTGACCGACCCCCGGTTCGCCGGACGCGTCCGCGGCGGGCGCCTCGGCATCGACGACGCCCTCGACGAGGTCCTCGCCGTCGCGCCCCCGATGATCAACATGCCGGCCCGGTACGCGCTGCGCGACACCGAACTCGGCGGCCGCGCCATCGCCCGCGGCGACGCCCTCATCCTCGGCCTCGCCGCCGTCGCCCACGACGTCCGCGCCCACGCCGGATCCCAGTTCTGGCAGCGCGGCAACCGCGCCCACCTCGCCTGGAGCGCCGGCCCGCACGCCTGCCCCGCCCGCGATCCGGCCCGCACCATCGCGCGCACCGCCGTCGCGACCGTCCTGCACGCGCTGCGCGGCGTCCGGCTCGCCATCGACCCCGCCGACCTGGAGTACGAGCCGTCTCCGTGGACCCGCTGCCCGGCCCGGCTCCCCGTCACCTTCACCCACGCCGACCCTGGGGGGACCCACGGCAGACGCTCGGGTACTCGGGCTTGA
- a CDS encoding GTP-binding protein, whose translation MGSAPSEPRGTAPAPATGAEPPAEPRADRYLPGTVARTAKILVVGDFGVGKTSFIGSVSEIRPLRTEEPITEASTGVDDLARLPGKTSTTVAMDFGRITLNPSLALYLFGTPGQRRFWDMWAGLAEGAVGVLVIVDSRRLAGGFDVLDQVETHVPAPFAVAVNHFPDTPPHPHERLRGALDLLPHTPIVDCNALDRDSSVAALVALAEHALAVREPAP comes from the coding sequence GGGGCACCGCGCCCGCGCCCGCGACGGGCGCCGAACCGCCCGCCGAACCGCGCGCCGACCGGTATCTGCCCGGCACCGTCGCCCGGACGGCGAAGATCCTCGTCGTCGGCGACTTCGGCGTCGGCAAGACGTCGTTCATCGGCTCGGTCAGCGAGATCCGCCCGCTGCGCACCGAGGAACCGATCACCGAGGCCAGCACCGGCGTGGACGACCTCGCGCGGCTCCCCGGCAAGACCTCCACGACCGTCGCCATGGACTTCGGCCGCATCACCCTGAACCCGTCCCTCGCCCTCTACCTGTTCGGAACCCCCGGCCAGCGGCGGTTCTGGGACATGTGGGCGGGGCTCGCCGAAGGCGCCGTCGGGGTCCTGGTCATCGTCGACTCCCGGCGGCTCGCGGGCGGCTTCGACGTCCTCGACCAGGTCGAGACGCACGTGCCCGCCCCGTTCGCGGTCGCCGTCAACCACTTCCCCGACACCCCGCCGCACCCCCACGAACGGCTCCGCGGCGCGCTCGACCTGCTGCCGCACACCCCGATCGTCGACTGCAACGCCCTCGACCGCGACTCGTCCGTCGCCGCGCTCGTCGCCCTCGCCGAACACGCCCTCGCCGTCCGGGAGCCCGCCCCGTGA
- a CDS encoding acyl-CoA desaturase, producing the protein MPASVPAAETVAISTARRGAYLAVLVVLPVAALAAGVAAVWGRGIGPRDAVIALVMYVISVYGISVGYHRLFTHRSFKCGRPLRIALALAGGLAAEGPVTLWAAEHRRHHKYADRPGDPHSPWAHGESGWGLVRGLLHAQVGWFYTARRRSDRRHWVPDLLADPDVRRLDAAYPGVVVLSFALPAAAGGLWSWSWAGMWTALFWGGLVRYALVHHATWSVNSLAHAFGGRDFRTRDRSTNLPLVAYLTLGEGWHNWHHADPTSARHGVLKGHVDPSARLIRLFEQAGWAYDVRWPDPDRIAARTLPAGPAEWSGGAAHGGPSGTTGRSGPPSGVDGEV; encoded by the coding sequence ATGCCCGCGTCCGTCCCCGCCGCCGAGACCGTGGCGATCTCGACGGCCCGGCGCGGCGCGTACCTGGCCGTGCTGGTCGTGCTTCCGGTCGCGGCCCTCGCCGCGGGCGTCGCCGCCGTCTGGGGGCGGGGCATCGGCCCGCGCGACGCGGTGATCGCGCTCGTCATGTACGTGATCAGCGTCTACGGCATCAGCGTCGGCTATCACCGGCTGTTCACGCACCGCTCGTTCAAGTGCGGGCGGCCGCTGCGGATCGCGCTGGCGCTGGCGGGCGGGCTGGCCGCCGAGGGCCCGGTCACGCTGTGGGCCGCCGAGCACCGGCGGCACCACAAGTACGCCGACCGGCCCGGCGACCCGCACTCGCCGTGGGCGCACGGCGAGAGCGGCTGGGGGCTCGTCCGCGGGCTGCTGCACGCCCAGGTCGGCTGGTTCTACACCGCGCGCCGGAGATCCGACCGGCGGCACTGGGTGCCCGACCTGCTGGCCGACCCGGACGTCCGGCGGCTCGACGCCGCCTACCCCGGCGTCGTCGTCCTGTCGTTCGCGCTCCCCGCCGCGGCCGGGGGGCTGTGGTCGTGGTCGTGGGCGGGCATGTGGACGGCGCTGTTCTGGGGCGGCCTGGTCCGCTACGCGCTCGTGCACCACGCGACCTGGTCGGTGAACTCGCTCGCGCACGCCTTCGGCGGCCGCGACTTCCGCACCCGCGACCGCTCGACCAACCTGCCGCTGGTCGCCTACCTCACCCTCGGCGAGGGCTGGCACAACTGGCACCACGCCGACCCCACGAGCGCCCGGCACGGGGTGCTCAAGGGGCACGTCGATCCGAGCGCCCGGCTGATCCGGCTGTTCGAGCAGGCCGGGTGGGCCTACGACGTCCGCTGGCCCGACCCGGACCGGATCGCCGCGCGCACGCTGCCCGCCGGACCGGCCGAGTGGTCCGGAGGGGCGGCGCACGGCGGACCGTCCGGCACGACTGGACGGTCCGGTCCGCCGTCCGGGGTGGACGGGGAGGTCTGA